Proteins co-encoded in one Hypanus sabinus isolate sHypSab1 chromosome 6, sHypSab1.hap1, whole genome shotgun sequence genomic window:
- the LOC132395058 gene encoding interleukin-6-like, which translates to MYLTVAVVSQMDASTLLESSGEAVMTEAPRRSAELDLEPLALFIQSIASEQSQRQLCNYFFMCNGSANSLEMYKMDLPQIRKKDKCFQRTFQKKKCLSKIIKGFQEYRKYLLFVSQWIKDDNRQVDAMLSSTKILVNLLPVESRIRERIAQLDKSNGAAFQMEQSSNRDWDKQVAIHVILRNFALFMESTIRVIRFIK; encoded by the exons ATGTACCTGACAGTTGCCGTGGTATCTCAGATGGATGCTTCCACTCTCCTCGAATCATCAGGAGAGGCAGTAATGACTGAAGCCCCCAGAAGGTCTGCAGAACTGGATCTTGAACCTTTGGCCCTGTTCATCCAGAGTATTGCCTCAGAGCAAAGTCAACGGCAG CTGTGCAACTATTTTTTCATGTGTAATGGAAGTGCCAATTCACTGGAGATGTACAAAATGGACCTCCCTCAGATTCGAAAGAAGGATAAGTGCTTCCAGAGAACTTTTCAGAAG AAAAAATGTTTGTCCAAGATCATCAAGGGATTTCAGGAATACAGAAAATACCTGCTGTTTGTGAGTCAGTGGATCAAGGATGATAATCGACAGGTCGATGCAATGTTGAGCAGCACAAAGATTTTGGTTAACTTACTCCCAGTAGAG AGCAGGATCCGGGAACGTATTGCTCAGTTGGACAAAAGCAATGGAGCTGCTTTCCAAATGGAACAATCCTCTAACAGAGATTGGGATAAGCAAGTGGCAATTCATGTTATTCTTCGAAACTTTGCTCTATTTATGGAGAGTACTATTCGAGTTATTCGATTCATTAAGTGA